In the Octadecabacter sp. SW4 genome, one interval contains:
- the pcaD gene encoding 3-oxoadipate enol-lactonase has translation MKQHHIIRDGVTLFALESGPADGPAVVFLHGLGMDGAIWDDVVAQLPDGLRYIRLDMRGHGQSDVSPAPYSMGALISDCEAVCDALNVRDAVIVGLSIGGLIAQGLAVKRLDLVRALVLSNTAAKIGRPEIWQARADAVQRGGIGAIADDTVARWFGPRGRLEQMAAARARLMRCDPVGYAGCSAAIGGTDFWTPTSGLRLPCLGIAGAEDGSTPPDLVRETTDLIPGSRFALMRRVGHVPPLQDAQGYAALITQFLTEIVHG, from the coding sequence ATGAAACAGCATCACATCATCCGCGACGGTGTCACGCTTTTTGCGCTTGAAAGCGGCCCAGCCGATGGCCCTGCCGTCGTGTTCCTGCACGGCCTCGGGATGGACGGCGCGATCTGGGATGATGTGGTGGCGCAATTGCCTGACGGTTTGCGCTACATCCGTCTGGATATGCGTGGACATGGCCAGTCCGACGTGTCGCCCGCGCCTTACAGCATGGGCGCGCTGATTTCCGATTGCGAGGCGGTTTGCGATGCTTTGAATGTTCGCGACGCCGTGATTGTTGGCCTGTCCATCGGCGGGCTGATCGCGCAGGGGTTGGCGGTAAAACGGCTTGATCTGGTGCGCGCGCTGGTGCTGTCCAACACCGCGGCCAAGATCGGGCGGCCCGAAATTTGGCAGGCGCGCGCTGATGCGGTGCAGCGCGGCGGGATCGGCGCGATTGCTGACGACACGGTCGCGCGTTGGTTTGGCCCGCGTGGGCGTCTGGAACAGATGGCGGCGGCCCGCGCGCGGTTGATGCGCTGTGATCCGGTTGGCTATGCCGGGTGCAGCGCGGCCATCGGTGGCACCGATTTCTGGACACCGACCAGCGGATTGCGCCTGCCCTGTCTTGGTATTGCGGGGGCCGAGGACGGATCGACTCCGCCGGACCTTGTGCGCGAAACCACCGATCTGATCCCGGGGTCGCGCTTTGCCCTGATGCGGCGTGTGGGCCATGTGCCGCCCTTGCAGGACGCACAAGGCTACGCCGCGCTGATCACACAGTTCCTGACCGAAATCGTTCATGGCTGA
- a CDS encoding 5-aminolevulinate synthase codes for MLDVFFRPTTLIILSGLGYATATLAMKAASSTPSLIAISAIGLFLGLAVLAEVLLLQRTDLGLAYIAVLAAETVIIILVAAAIGEGLGLRDMAGGLLVLVGAAILST; via the coding sequence ATGCTTGATGTATTTTTCCGCCCGACGACTCTGATTATCCTTAGCGGACTGGGCTATGCCACCGCGACCCTCGCCATGAAGGCCGCTTCAAGCACGCCCAGCCTGATCGCCATTTCCGCGATCGGGCTGTTCCTTGGGCTGGCCGTTCTGGCCGAAGTGTTGCTGCTGCAACGCACCGATCTTGGGCTGGCCTATATTGCCGTTCTGGCCGCAGAAACGGTCATCATCATCCTTGTGGCAGCCGCGATTGGCGAAGGCCTGGGCCTGCGCGATATGGCTGGTGGTTTGCTGGTTTTGGTTGGCGCGGCGATCTTGTCGACCTAA
- a CDS encoding endonuclease/exonuclease/phosphatase family protein: MTRFTIASFNVKNLIAADQEYYRFEKYTPEEYAWKEAWLSEQLLTMNADIVGFQEIFDEAPLRAVIAEADALGAAANEANIPDRTKRYARKAIFRKLAFTPYTDAALAFAPNANDGGPGERRPGVAILSRFGFAGAPEVLQELDEPLTIPFRDLDNSDGGAYTIKRLSRPILKARIPVGGQVVTVFNCHLKSKLGEFPRPAGAAFAPEADLVNYDPAGRAMGALRAGLRRMAEAWVLRAAVLEELEAGNPVMVLGDFNDSEHAVSSEIISGEIPFKNYAWMRRHDAERANDRYSDEENELITAKVEATRLHSAEKLFVRKSLRDMVYTSAFGGVFESIDQILMSRHFHPDDDTRIGEMEYFSVLNDHLTDGSHPEAPYNKLASDHGQIIAHMRIGADGKI, translated from the coding sequence ATGACCCGTTTCACCATCGCCAGTTTCAACGTCAAGAACCTGATCGCCGCCGATCAGGAATACTACCGCTTTGAAAAATACACTCCCGAGGAATACGCGTGGAAAGAGGCGTGGTTGTCTGAACAATTGCTGACGATGAACGCCGATATCGTCGGCTTTCAGGAAATCTTTGACGAAGCCCCACTGCGCGCCGTGATCGCCGAAGCCGATGCCCTGGGGGCTGCCGCAAACGAGGCCAACATCCCCGACCGCACCAAACGCTATGCCCGCAAGGCGATCTTTCGCAAGCTGGCGTTCACGCCCTATACCGACGCCGCCCTCGCCTTTGCGCCCAACGCCAATGACGGCGGCCCCGGTGAACGCCGCCCCGGTGTCGCGATCCTGTCGCGGTTCGGGTTCGCGGGCGCGCCCGAGGTGTTGCAGGAACTGGACGAACCGCTGACGATCCCGTTCCGCGACCTCGATAACAGCGATGGCGGCGCTTATACGATCAAACGTTTGTCGCGCCCGATCCTCAAGGCGCGCATTCCCGTGGGCGGGCAGGTCGTGACCGTGTTCAACTGTCATCTGAAATCGAAACTGGGCGAATTTCCACGCCCCGCCGGTGCGGCCTTTGCACCCGAAGCGGACCTTGTGAATTACGATCCGGCGGGGCGTGCGATGGGGGCGTTGCGCGCCGGTTTGCGCCGCATGGCCGAAGCATGGGTGCTGCGCGCCGCGGTCCTCGAAGAACTTGAGGCGGGCAACCCCGTCATGGTCCTGGGTGATTTCAACGACAGCGAACATGCGGTCAGCAGCGAAATCATCAGCGGCGAAATTCCATTCAAGAATTATGCCTGGATGCGCCGCCACGACGCCGAGCGCGCCAACGACCGTTACAGCGACGAGGAAAACGAGCTGATCACGGCCAAGGTCGAGGCCACGCGCCTGCATTCCGCCGAAAAGCTGTTCGTGCGCAAATCGCTGCGCGACATGGTTTACACATCGGCCTTTGGCGGTGTGTTCGAAAGCATCGACCAGATCCTGATGTCGCGCCATTTCCACCCTGATGATGACACCCGCATCGGCGAGATGGAATATTTCAGCGTGCTCAATGACCACCTCACCGATGGCTCGCACCCCGAAGCGCCCTATAACAAACTCGCCTCCGATCACGGGCAGATCATCGCGCATATGCGGATCGGCGCCGACGGCAAAATATAG
- a CDS encoding threonine/serine dehydratase: MNIGMIRAAATRLHGHARHTPLLSAPALDAIAGRRVLIKAECLQHTGSFKFRGGRAAVSALTPAQRAAGVIAFSSGNHAQGVALAARDFGAPCLIVMPADAPAVKIANTRALDAEVVLYDRARDDRDALGAQIAQDRGLTLIKPFDDPQVISGQGTAGLEIAADATALGITRAEVLVCCGGGGLTSGIALALEADAPEMTVRPVEPEGFDDVTRSLAAGAIQTNNRRDGSLCDAIITPRPGDLTFPIMRRLCGTGLVVTEAEAQRAMVAAFTHLRLVLEPGGAVALAAALYHPDQITSDTVIAVATGGNVDPALFAQTLRDFP; this comes from the coding sequence ATGAATATCGGCATGATCCGCGCCGCCGCGACCCGCCTGCACGGTCACGCGCGCCACACACCGCTGCTGTCCGCGCCCGCGCTGGATGCCATCGCCGGACGGCGCGTCCTGATCAAGGCAGAGTGCTTGCAACATACCGGCAGCTTCAAATTTCGCGGTGGGCGCGCGGCTGTTTCGGCACTGACCCCGGCGCAGCGTGCAGCGGGGGTTATCGCCTTTTCATCGGGTAATCACGCGCAGGGGGTCGCGCTGGCGGCGCGTGATTTCGGCGCGCCCTGCCTGATTGTCATGCCCGCCGACGCCCCCGCCGTCAAAATCGCCAACACCCGCGCGCTGGATGCCGAAGTCGTGCTGTATGACCGCGCGCGCGACGACCGCGACGCCCTTGGTGCCCAGATCGCGCAGGATCGCGGATTGACCCTGATCAAACCATTCGACGATCCGCAGGTGATCTCTGGCCAAGGCACGGCAGGATTGGAAATCGCCGCAGATGCGACCGCGCTGGGGATCACCCGGGCCGAGGTTCTGGTCTGCTGCGGTGGCGGCGGGCTGACATCTGGCATCGCGCTGGCACTGGAAGCGGACGCGCCGGAGATGACCGTGCGCCCCGTCGAACCCGAAGGGTTCGATGATGTGACCCGCTCACTGGCCGCGGGCGCAATCCAGACCAACAACCGCCGCGACGGGTCACTGTGTGATGCCATCATCACCCCGCGCCCCGGCGATCTGACCTTTCCGATCATGCGGCGCCTTTGCGGCACCGGGCTGGTCGTCACCGAAGCCGAGGCCCAGCGCGCCATGGTGGCCGCCTTTACCCACCTGCGTCTCGTGCTGGAACCGGGCGGGGCCGTGGCATTGGCCGCCGCACTTTACCACCCCGACCAGATCACCAGCGACACCGTGATCGCGGTGGCCACCGGCGGCAATGTTGACCCCGCGCTTTTCGCGCAAACCCTGAGGGATTTTCCATGA
- a CDS encoding alpha/beta fold hydrolase: MPYFTTADGTRLHFTDQGTGAPVLCLAGLTRNGADFDHVAPHLPDLRLIRPDYRGRGQSDWAEPATYAIPQEAQDTLALMDHLGLDKAAILGTSRGGLIAMVIAATAKDRLTAVALNDIGPDLSEQGLKVIRNYIGKNPAQATYAEAAEFRARSWVQFKNVPIERWLAEVENHYEQTPDGLVIRYDPKLRDAVLAAGAQPAPDLWPLFDALGGLPLALIRGANSDLLTPETAAEMQRRRPDMIFADVPDRGHVPFLDEPVALDALMQWKAHL, encoded by the coding sequence ATGCCGTATTTCACCACCGCCGACGGCACGCGCCTGCACTTTACCGACCAGGGAACGGGCGCGCCTGTGCTTTGCCTTGCGGGGCTGACCCGCAACGGCGCGGATTTCGATCATGTGGCCCCACATCTGCCCGACCTGCGCCTGATCCGGCCTGATTATCGCGGGCGCGGTCAGTCCGATTGGGCCGAGCCCGCCACCTATGCGATCCCGCAAGAGGCGCAGGATACGCTGGCGCTGATGGATCATCTGGGGCTGGACAAGGCAGCCATCCTTGGCACCTCACGCGGCGGGCTGATCGCGATGGTGATCGCCGCCACGGCCAAGGATCGCCTGACCGCAGTCGCGCTGAATGACATCGGGCCGGATTTGTCCGAACAGGGCCTGAAAGTGATCCGCAACTACATCGGCAAAAACCCCGCGCAGGCGACATATGCGGAAGCCGCGGAATTTCGCGCGCGCAGCTGGGTGCAGTTCAAAAATGTGCCGATCGAACGCTGGCTTGCAGAGGTGGAAAACCACTACGAACAAACGCCAGACGGCCTTGTCATTCGCTATGATCCGAAACTGCGTGACGCGGTGCTGGCGGCCGGCGCACAGCCCGCGCCCGACCTTTGGCCACTGTTTGACGCACTGGGTGGCTTGCCGCTGGCGTTGATCCGCGGGGCCAATTCTGACCTGCTGACGCCCGAAACGGCGGCTGAAATGCAGCGCCGCCGCCCCGACATGATCTTTGCCGACGTGCCGGATCGCGGCCATGTCCCGTTTCTGGATGAACCTGTGGCGCTGGATGCGCTGATGCAATGGAAAGCGCACCTATGA
- a CDS encoding haloacid dehalogenase type II: MPITTCIFDAYGTLFDVAGAARIAAAEKGREKLAQVWPQIARDWRQKQLEYTWLRAVADRHCDFWQVTQDGLDWALDAAGLDDRETRERLLALYWELPAYGEVPHVLADLTARGMRCAILSNGSPEMLQAAVESAGIGEFLVARLSVEDVGVFKPHARVYDMVGARMGCARDEVLFVSSNGWDAAGAAGYGFQTAWVNRADAPVDRLYAAPHHIVTDLTAIKGLC; this comes from the coding sequence ATGCCCATCACCACCTGCATTTTTGACGCCTATGGCACCCTGTTTGATGTGGCCGGGGCCGCGCGGATTGCAGCGGCTGAAAAGGGGCGCGAAAAACTGGCACAGGTCTGGCCGCAGATCGCGCGGGACTGGCGGCAAAAGCAGTTGGAATACACATGGTTACGCGCGGTTGCAGATCGGCACTGCGATTTCTGGCAAGTCACGCAGGACGGGCTGGATTGGGCGCTGGATGCCGCTGGGCTGGACGACAGGGAAACGCGCGAAAGGCTGTTGGCGCTTTATTGGGAATTGCCCGCTTACGGCGAAGTGCCCCATGTTCTGGCCGACCTGACGGCGCGCGGGATGCGCTGTGCCATCCTGTCCAACGGATCGCCCGAGATGTTGCAGGCGGCGGTGGAGTCGGCGGGCATTGGCGAATTTCTGGTTGCGCGCCTGTCGGTCGAGGATGTCGGCGTGTTCAAACCCCACGCGCGCGTTTACGACATGGTCGGCGCGCGGATGGGCTGCGCGCGCGACGAGGTTTTGTTCGTCAGCTCCAACGGATGGGACGCGGCGGGGGCGGCGGGCTACGGCTTTCAGACAGCCTGGGTCAATCGCGCAGACGCGCCCGTCGATCGTCTTTACGCTGCGCCGCACCATATCGTGACAGACCTGACCGCCATCAAGGGGCTGTGCTGA
- a CDS encoding peptidylprolyl isomerase: MTEVKNGDTVRIHYTGTLTNGETFDSSAGRDPLEFVVGSGQIIPGLDAAIPGMTVGDKKSVDVACADAYGETNPEARQAVPRSEIPADIPVEAGLQLQMQTPQGQVVPVTVAEVTETEVVLDANHPLAGKDLNFAIEVVGIDAA; the protein is encoded by the coding sequence ATGACAGAGGTCAAGAACGGCGACACCGTGCGCATCCATTACACGGGCACACTTACCAATGGCGAAACTTTCGACAGCTCGGCGGGCCGTGATCCGTTGGAATTCGTGGTCGGTTCGGGGCAGATCATTCCCGGCCTTGACGCCGCGATCCCGGGCATGACCGTGGGCGACAAAAAGTCGGTCGATGTGGCCTGCGCCGATGCTTACGGCGAAACCAACCCCGAAGCACGCCAGGCCGTGCCGCGCAGCGAAATCCCTGCCGACATTCCGGTCGAAGCCGGCTTGCAGTTGCAGATGCAGACACCGCAGGGGCAGGTCGTGCCGGTCACCGTCGCCGAAGTGACCGAAACCGAAGTGGTGCTGGACGCCAACCACCCGCTTGCGGGCAAAGATCTGAATTTTGCCATTGAAGTGGTTGGCATCGACGCGGCCTGA
- the hrpB gene encoding ATP-dependent helicase HrpB has product MVETLPIDVVLPDLVAALRTHGRAVLQAPPGAGKTTRVPLAMLDAGLTEGRIVMLEPRRLATRAAADRLAQQLGEKVGARVGYRMRGDSKVSAQTRIEVVTEGILTRMIQSDPELTGIGALIFDEFHERSLNGDLGLALALEVRNALRPDLILLAMSATLDAGPVADLMGNAPMITSQGRSYPVETRWLDRPTPKTTRLETATADLVQQAVADNTGGVLVFLPGEGEIRRVESLLAKCLPADCSLRPLYGALPFAAQRAAIAPVDKGRKVVLATSIAETSLTIEDIRVVVDAGQARRARFDPNSGMSRLVTEPVTRAEATQRAGRAGRVAQGVCYRLWTKGEDGARAAFPPAEIEAADLTGLALELALWGTDDLAFLTPPPEGALANARDLLVGLGALDRTGGITAHGRKVAALPLHPRLGHMLLRAGRSAAALAALMAARDPLRGAPADLGMRLRLITGQAKPDTQVNRAALEQIRQEAKRLAKLAPATGEPLSPAACAALAYPDRIGLRRAGDAPRYILSGGKGAVLDAADPLAGQRLIVATDLDGDGREARIRLALPIGEGELRDLFADRIAWRDVCIWSRRDRRVLTRQQESLGALVLDDRTWPDADPEQVARAMLDGVRDLGLRISGAAALFRARVMLLQGGGGLPDMSDEALMDSLEDWLLPHLSGVKTAEDWRRFDLLPPLRAMLGWDQMQRLDRDAPAKFRTPLGNHVAIDYAPDFPTISVRIQEMFGVTRHPHIGATPLRVELLSPARRPVQVTMDLPGFWATSYDDVRKDMRGKYPRHPWPEDPTQADPTLRAKPRGT; this is encoded by the coding sequence ATGGTCGAAACGCTGCCCATTGATGTTGTCCTGCCCGATCTGGTCGCCGCCCTGCGCACGCACGGGCGGGCCGTGCTGCAAGCCCCACCGGGGGCAGGCAAAACCACCCGCGTGCCCTTGGCAATGCTGGATGCCGGGCTGACCGAGGGGCGGATCGTCATGCTGGAGCCGCGCCGCCTTGCGACCCGCGCTGCCGCGGACCGGCTGGCACAGCAGTTGGGGGAAAAGGTTGGCGCGCGTGTCGGCTACCGGATGCGGGGCGACAGCAAGGTTTCTGCGCAAACGCGGATCGAGGTCGTGACCGAGGGCATCCTGACCCGCATGATCCAGAGCGACCCGGAACTGACGGGTATCGGCGCGCTGATCTTTGATGAATTTCACGAACGGTCCCTGAATGGCGATCTGGGGCTCGCCCTCGCGCTTGAGGTGCGCAATGCCCTGCGCCCCGATCTGATCTTGCTGGCCATGTCCGCCACACTGGACGCAGGGCCGGTGGCCGACCTGATGGGTAACGCGCCGATGATCACCTCCCAAGGGCGCAGCTACCCGGTGGAAACCCGCTGGCTAGATCGCCCGACACCCAAGACCACGCGCCTTGAAACAGCGACCGCCGATCTGGTGCAACAGGCCGTGGCCGACAATACCGGCGGCGTTCTGGTGTTCCTGCCCGGTGAGGGTGAAATCAGGCGCGTCGAAAGCCTGCTGGCCAAATGCCTGCCCGCAGATTGCAGCCTGCGCCCGCTGTATGGCGCCCTGCCCTTTGCCGCCCAGCGCGCCGCGATCGCGCCCGTGGACAAGGGCCGCAAGGTGGTGCTTGCCACGTCGATCGCCGAAACCTCGCTGACGATCGAGGACATCCGCGTGGTCGTGGATGCGGGCCAGGCACGCCGCGCGCGGTTTGACCCGAACAGCGGCATGTCGCGGCTTGTGACGGAACCTGTGACCCGCGCCGAGGCAACCCAGCGTGCGGGCCGGGCGGGGCGCGTGGCGCAAGGCGTATGTTACCGGCTGTGGACCAAGGGTGAGGACGGCGCGCGCGCCGCCTTTCCCCCGGCCGAGATCGAAGCGGCAGACCTGACAGGACTGGCGCTGGAACTCGCGCTGTGGGGGACCGATGATCTGGCCTTTCTCACGCCGCCACCCGAAGGCGCGCTGGCCAATGCGCGCGACCTGCTGGTGGGTCTGGGGGCGCTGGACCGCACCGGCGGGATCACCGCGCACGGGCGCAAGGTGGCCGCCCTGCCCCTGCATCCGCGTCTTGGGCATATGCTATTGCGCGCCGGGCGTAGCGCGGCAGCCCTCGCCGCTCTGATGGCGGCACGTGACCCGCTGCGGGGTGCACCTGCCGATCTGGGGATGCGGCTGCGGCTGATCACCGGACAGGCAAAACCGGACACACAGGTCAACCGCGCCGCCCTTGAGCAAATCAGGCAAGAGGCCAAGCGCCTTGCCAAACTGGCCCCTGCGACGGGTGAACCCCTCAGCCCCGCCGCCTGCGCAGCCCTTGCCTATCCTGACCGGATCGGGTTGCGGCGCGCGGGCGATGCGCCGCGTTATATCCTGTCAGGCGGCAAGGGTGCGGTGTTGGACGCTGCCGACCCGCTGGCAGGCCAGCGCCTGATTGTCGCCACCGATCTTGACGGCGACGGGCGCGAGGCGCGCATCCGGCTGGCCCTGCCGATTGGCGAGGGCGAACTGCGCGATTTGTTCGCGGATCGGATTGCATGGCGCGATGTCTGTATATGGTCGCGCCGTGATCGCCGCGTATTGACGCGGCAACAGGAAAGCCTTGGCGCGCTGGTGCTGGATGATCGCACCTGGCCTGACGCCGACCCCGAACAGGTGGCGCGCGCCATGCTGGACGGTGTGCGCGACCTGGGCCTGCGGATCAGCGGTGCTGCGGCGCTGTTTCGCGCACGGGTGATGTTGTTGCAGGGCGGCGGCGGGTTGCCCGATATGTCGGATGAGGCGCTGATGGACAGCCTTGAAGACTGGCTGCTGCCCCACCTTTCCGGCGTCAAAACCGCCGAGGACTGGCGCAGGTTCGACCTGCTGCCGCCCCTGCGCGCGATGCTGGGCTGGGACCAGATGCAGCGGCTGGATCGCGATGCACCAGCCAAGTTTCGCACGCCGTTGGGAAACCACGTGGCGATTGATTATGCCCCTGATTTTCCAACGATTTCCGTGCGTATTCAAGAGATGTTCGGCGTCACCCGCCACCCGCATATCGGTGCCACGCCCTTGCGGGTCGAACTGCTGTCACCGGCCCGCCGCCCCGTGCAGGTCACGATGGACCTGCCGGGGTTCTGGGCCACGTCATACGACGATGTGCGCAAGGATATGCGCGGGAAATATCCGCGCCATCCCTGGCCCGAAGACCCGACGCAGGCTGACCCGACGTTGCGGGCCAAACCGCGCGGAACGTAA
- a CDS encoding benzoate/H(+) symporter BenE family transporter, protein MGSVSTIRVLDPARAVLSIAAHATTIRANRIWGLFVRDISASAVMMGLLAAFVGYAASFAIVLAGLTAAGASDGQAATGLFFATLGMGICSIWLPAITRIPAAVAWSTPGAAFLASSVLLPGGFGEAVGAMTLAAALIVLTGIVPALGRVVAAIPKPIASALLAGVLLKLCLAPAVGLGVAPWLVLPVLVAWVLGMAVHRLAAMPLAVAAFVGVLVVTVDAGAMPPLAALSLREFALVPPVFTLRAFISVALPLYLVTMAGQNIPGFAVLELNGYPVVRQSFLRKTGLASLLIAPFGAIPVNMSAITAAMMSGEDAGADPARRYWAAITSGVVYMALALAAGAITTLAGLAPAVLITAVAGLALIPALVGSLSAAFADKSQTEAPALTFLIAASGMTLLGVSGAFWGVLAGVLIWTVKRLRP, encoded by the coding sequence ATGGGCAGCGTTTCGACCATCCGTGTGTTGGACCCTGCACGCGCGGTCTTGTCAATCGCGGCGCATGCGACCACGATCCGCGCGAACCGGATCTGGGGATTGTTTGTGCGTGATATTTCGGCCTCGGCGGTGATGATGGGGCTGTTGGCCGCTTTTGTCGGCTACGCGGCGTCCTTTGCGATCGTGCTGGCGGGGCTGACGGCTGCGGGGGCGAGCGACGGTCAGGCCGCAACCGGCCTGTTTTTTGCGACCCTTGGCATGGGGATTTGCAGCATTTGGCTGCCTGCCATCACACGTATTCCGGCGGCGGTGGCATGGTCGACACCCGGTGCAGCGTTTCTGGCCTCGAGTGTGCTCTTGCCCGGCGGGTTCGGCGAAGCTGTCGGCGCGATGACCCTTGCAGCCGCGCTGATCGTGCTCACGGGGATCGTGCCAGCCCTTGGGCGGGTGGTTGCGGCGATCCCCAAACCGATTGCCAGCGCGCTATTGGCGGGGGTTCTGTTGAAACTTTGTCTGGCACCTGCGGTCGGCCTTGGGGTCGCGCCCTGGCTGGTCTTGCCCGTGCTGGTCGCCTGGGTTCTGGGCATGGCTGTGCATCGGTTGGCAGCAATGCCTTTGGCGGTGGCCGCCTTTGTGGGTGTGTTGGTGGTGACGGTCGACGCGGGCGCGATGCCGCCGCTGGCCGCATTGTCCTTGCGGGAGTTTGCCCTCGTGCCGCCCGTATTCACCCTGCGCGCGTTCATATCTGTCGCGCTGCCGCTTTATCTGGTGACGATGGCGGGGCAGAATATCCCCGGTTTTGCGGTGCTGGAATTGAACGGTTATCCGGTCGTGCGCCAGTCGTTCCTGCGCAAAACCGGTCTGGCGAGCCTGCTGATCGCGCCCTTTGGTGCGATCCCTGTGAACATGTCGGCGATCACCGCCGCGATGATGAGTGGCGAGGATGCGGGCGCCGACCCCGCGCGCCGCTACTGGGCCGCGATTACATCCGGTGTGGTCTATATGGCGCTGGCGCTGGCCGCGGGGGCGATCACCACGCTGGCCGGACTGGCCCCGGCCGTGCTGATCACCGCCGTGGCGGGGCTGGCCCTGATCCCGGCACTTGTCGGATCACTGTCTGCCGCCTTTGCCGATAAATCCCAAACCGAAGCCCCCGCACTGACCTTTCTGATTGCCGCAAGCGGGATGACCCTGCTGGGGGTCAGTGGCGCGTTCTGGGGCGTGCTGGCGGGGGTGTTGATCTGGACCGTGAAACGTCTGCGCCCCTAG
- the meaB gene encoding methylmalonyl Co-A mutase-associated GTPase MeaB, which yields MDTVARDVRGMTMIDDLAERLRAGERRALARAITLVESARADHRAQAAELLAALGTAKQALRIGLSGTPGVGKSTFIEAFGLMLTAQGLRVAVLAVDPSSARSGGSILGDKTRMERLSRDELAFIRPSPSQTQLGGVARRTREAVALCEAAGFDVVLIETVGVGQSETVVAEMSDLFVLLLAPAGGDELQGVKRGIMEIADLILVNKADGELKSQALRTCADYAGALRLMRKRPEDPEGFPKAIAVSALETQGLDAAWGDMQTLINWRRDNGIWAARRRDQARFWFHEEVRVQLLARLRDDPAMRARLEAAEADVAAGRVLPSVAAAGVVDPAFPAKT from the coding sequence ATGGACACAGTCGCGCGCGATGTAAGGGGCATGACGATGATTGATGATCTTGCTGAACGATTGCGCGCGGGCGAACGCCGCGCTCTGGCCCGCGCCATCACGCTGGTCGAAAGCGCACGCGCCGACCATCGCGCGCAGGCGGCAGAGCTGTTGGCGGCGCTGGGGACCGCAAAACAGGCCTTGCGGATCGGACTTTCAGGCACACCGGGCGTTGGTAAATCAACCTTTATCGAGGCATTCGGCCTGATGCTGACCGCGCAAGGCCTGCGCGTGGCGGTTTTGGCGGTGGATCCGTCAAGCGCACGCTCGGGGGGGTCGATTCTTGGGGACAAGACGCGGATGGAGCGCCTGAGCCGCGATGAATTGGCCTTTATCCGCCCTTCGCCCAGCCAGACGCAACTGGGCGGCGTCGCGCGCCGCACCCGCGAGGCGGTGGCCCTGTGCGAAGCGGCCGGATTTGACGTGGTGCTGATCGAAACAGTGGGCGTGGGTCAGTCGGAAACCGTTGTCGCGGAAATGTCGGACCTGTTCGTTTTGCTACTTGCGCCTGCGGGCGGCGACGAATTGCAGGGCGTCAAGCGCGGCATCATGGAGATTGCCGATTTGATTCTGGTGAACAAGGCCGATGGCGAATTGAAATCGCAGGCCCTGCGCACCTGTGCCGATTACGCGGGCGCCCTGCGTCTGATGCGCAAACGCCCCGAAGACCCCGAAGGTTTCCCCAAGGCGATCGCCGTGTCGGCCCTGGAAACACAAGGGTTGGACGCGGCCTGGGGGGATATGCAAACGCTGATCAATTGGCGGCGCGACAATGGCATATGGGCGGCGCGGCGCAGGGATCAGGCCCGCTTTTGGTTCCACGAGGAAGTGCGCGTGCAATTGCTGGCACGGCTGCGCGATGATCCGGCGATGCGCGCCCGCCTTGAAGCGGCCGAAGCCGATGTTGCGGCGGGTCGCGTGCTGCCCTCGGTGGCGGCGGCGGGGGTGGTTGATCCGGCTTTCCCAGCCAAGACGTAA
- the rpmB gene encoding 50S ribosomal protein L28, whose product MSRRCELTGKGPMSGNNVSHAKNRTRRRFLPNLQEVSLMSDVLGRTFKLRISNAALRTVDHRGGLDAFMAKAKDAELSADALKIKKDIAKAQAAA is encoded by the coding sequence ATGTCGCGCCGTTGCGAATTGACCGGAAAAGGGCCGATGTCTGGCAACAATGTCAGCCACGCCAAGAACAGAACCCGCCGCCGCTTTTTGCCGAACCTGCAGGAAGTGTCGCTGATGTCGGATGTTTTGGGCCGCACGTTCAAGCTGCGTATCTCGAACGCGGCGCTGCGCACGGTTGATCACCGTGGTGGTCTGGATGCGTTCATGGCCAAAGCCAAGGACGCCGAACTGTCCGCCGATGCCCTGAAAATCAAGAAAGACATCGCCAAGGCACAGGCCGCCGCCTGA